One Glandiceps talaboti chromosome 2, keGlaTala1.1, whole genome shotgun sequence genomic region harbors:
- the LOC144453827 gene encoding beta-1,4-glucuronyltransferase 1-like encodes MAGFCRFVRQQCSTTRLIVVLVTAIVLLQVVHLFLLSLVETRTKQSKVQKPKPPISLKRALHRPRRLSLGLDSSGNYQVLRFLISSENIAKQKTSRKDDVTIVTQCSVNNLHHLQVLAERWIGPISVAIFSPKPKMKSVYLVILHLRKCFPAIRQHVSFHLVHPLGEMKDTVKAESLDFTDDDSMDLQVPCNEVLEWVENFQNFNQNYVDDVPYPNNLLRNVAWQGSGTDYVFVIDIDMLPSLELRVQFTEFILLKKQTMQWDMEEPQNQVYVLPAFEIDMDASNFPKYRTELIELWDKGDVRPFYQELCWKCQKHSNYTKWKGLNVPAVSGRKLNIAYEVEWKDPWEPFYIANRNIPKYDERFKQYGFNRISQVCEVHIAGYNFAIVDNGFVLHKGFKNPGGFHVQKDKDNERNRILFRQFKEELQTKYPESLRRC; translated from the exons ATGGCAGGTTTCTGCAGGTTTGTTCGACAACAATGTTCAACAACACGCCTGATCGTGGTGCTTGTTACGGCTATCGTTCTTTTACAAGTCGTACACCTTTTTCTACTATCCCTCGTGGAGACACGGACTAAACAAAGCAAGGTGCAGAAACCGAAGCCTCCCATTTCACTGAAAAGGGCATTGCATCGTCCGCGTAGGCTTTCCCTGGGTCTTGATTCAAGCGGTAACTATCAAGTACTTAGGTTTCTCATCTCGAGTGAAAACATCGCCAAGCAGAAGACGAGCAGGAAAGATGatgttactatagtaacacaaTGTTCAGTGAACAATCTTCATCACTTGCAAGTTTTAGCGGAAAGGTGGATAGGACCGATCTCAGTCGCAATATTTTCACCTAAACCGAAAATGAAATCAGTCTATTTAGTGATTTTACATCTAAGGAAATGTTTTCCCGCAATAAGACAGCATGTCTCATTTCATCTTGTTCATCCTCTTGGTGAAATGAAAGACACTGTCAAAGCTGAATCCCTTGACTTTACTGATGATGATAGTATGGACTTACAAGTGCCTTGCAATGAGGTATTGGAATGGGTAGAAAACTTTCAGAATTTCAATCAAAATTATGTTGATGATGTGCCTTATCCGAATAACCTTCTGAGAAATGTAGCATGGCAAGGCAGTGGAACTGACTATGTCTTTGTTATTGATATTGACATGCTACCAAGTCTTGAACTAAGAGTGCAATTTACAGAGTTTATCTTGCTAAAGAAACAAACAATGCAATGGGACATGGAAGAACCACAGAACCAGGTTTATGTGTTGCCAGCATTTGAAATTGACATGGATGCGTCCAATTTTCCCAAGTATAGGACTGAACTGATAGAATTGTGGGATAAAGGAGATGTGCGACCGTTTTATCAGGAACTATGCTGGAAATGTCAGAAACattcaaattatacaaaatggAAAGGACTAAAT gTGCCGGCTGTGTCAGGGAGAAAGCTAAACATTGCCTATGAAGTGGAGTGGAAAGATCCATGGGAACCATTCTACATTGCAAACAGAAACATTCCAAAATATGATGAGAGATTTAAACAGTATGGTTTTAACAGAATAAGTCAG GTGTGTGAAGTTCATATTGCTGGATATAACTTTGCAATTGTAGATAATGGATTTGTACTTCACAAGGGATTCAAGAACCCAGGTGGGTTTCATGTACAGAAAGACAAAGACAATGAAAGGAATAGAATTCTATTCAGACAGTTTAAAGAAGAATTACAGACCAAATATCCGGAATCCTTGAGGAGATGCTAg
- the LOC144453485 gene encoding beta-1,4-glucuronyltransferase 1-like, with protein sequence MSLKFIPLRKCSVKTVVLVVLAVVVVRQLASIIDSHVEEDVKLKTLPKHHRGIAGAILYSTGQYKVQSYLVTSEAITWNQVKRDDVTIATHSTLHELHHLPTLVERWNAPVSVAVLTSDVTTLLSTIANFRRCFPLIKQHASFHIIIPANIKPDDAIDGSDMVPEMELKVPCSMVLDLTDNLIDQNITTKDASYPSSLLQNIAWKESITDYIFTLNIDMMPSGELEQSFKAFIVRQQENQEVNHHMVFVIPDFDLDDEYISTPPKYKAEVLDLLKKNSVKPHGSFVNYTQWTNFQSTSSLYLEVAFEMKGQSPWHAYFIASRDIPKFDENFNDINKGRSSHVCELHVAGFQFAVLDSAFALHSGTKRPEDNRGRDQFQLKEFEEKLKRVYPQSLRSCS encoded by the exons ATGAGTTTGAAATTTATTCCTTTACGAAAATGCTCCGTGAAGACAGTTGTATTGGTAGTGCTGGCAGTTGTTGTAGTTCGCCAGCTGGCAAGTATTATTGATTCACACGTAGAAGAAGATGTTAAACTAAAAACCTTACCAAAACATCACAGAGGAATCGCTGGCGCCATCCTTTACTCAACAGGTCAATACAAAGTACAAAGTTATCTAGTTACAAGTGAAGCTATCACCTGGAACCAAGTGAAGAGAGATGATGTCACCATCGCAACACATTCTACTCTGCATGAACTTCATCACTTGCCAACCCTCGTAGAGAGATGGAATGCACCAGTGTCTGTTGCAGTTCTCACTAGTGATGTTACAACTCTATTAAGTACCATAGCAAATTTCAGAAGATGTTTcccactgataaaacaacatGCATCATTTCACATCATCATTCCAGCCAATATCAAACCAGATGATGCCATTGACGGTTCAGATATGGTTCCTGAAATGGAGCTCAAAGTTCCTTGTAGTATGGTTCTTGACTTGACTGATAACTTAATCGATCAAAATATCACAACCAAAGATGCTTCCTACCCAAGCAGTcttttacaaaatattgcaTGGAAGGAAAGCATAACTGACTATATCTTTACACTCAATATAGATATGATGCCGAGTGGAGAACTTGAACAAAGTTTCAAAGCATTCATAGTGAGACAGCAAGAAAATCAAGAAGTGAATCATCACATGGTCTTTGTTATCCCAGATTTTGACTTGGATGATGAATATATTTCCACCCCGCCAAAGTATAAAGCTGAAGTTCTTGATTTATTGAAGAAAAACTCTGTCAAACCCCATGGTTCATTTGTAAATTATACACAATGGACAAATTTTCAG AGTACATCAAGCCTTTATCTAGAAGTAGCATTTGAGATGAAGGGACAGAGCCCATGGCACGCTTATTTTATTGCAAGTCGAGATATCccaaaatttgatgaaaacttCAATGATATCAACAAGGGTAGAAGCAGTCAT GTATGTGAATTACATGTGGCAGGTTTTCAGTTTGCAGTGTTGGACAGTGCATTTGCTTTACACAGTGGCACTAAGAGGCCAGAAGACAACAGAGGAAGAGATCAATTCCAGCTCAAAGAATTTGAAGAAAAGTTAAAGAGAGTCTACCCTCAGTCATTAAGAAGTTGTTCATAA